The following are encoded together in the Candidatus Woesebacteria bacterium genome:
- a CDS encoding ribonuclease HII, translating into MADFTYENKLWTKGVKLIGGVDEVGRGSFAGPVVAACIGFDSGVRLNDAIRINDSKQLTQKNREMAYRWIIDKCLVIGVGIVNLEEIDENGIGKASIEAMRRAVNSALILPNKYADISLEHLLIDAFNIPQLVNFPKEKQTAIIKGDTLSFSVAAASIIAKVYRDKIMNDLSTFKKYEKYAWHKNKGYGTKEHIDAIRKHGLTKHHRKLFVRNYI; encoded by the coding sequence ATGGCAGATTTTACGTATGAAAATAAATTATGGACGAAAGGAGTCAAGTTGATTGGCGGTGTAGATGAGGTGGGGAGGGGAAGTTTTGCAGGACCCGTTGTTGCAGCATGTATCGGGTTTGATTCGGGAGTTAGGCTAAATGACGCAATTAGAATAAATGATAGCAAACAACTTACCCAAAAGAATAGAGAAATGGCGTATCGATGGATTATAGATAAATGCCTAGTTATTGGAGTCGGTATCGTCAATTTAGAAGAAATTGACGAAAACGGTATCGGTAAAGCAAGTATCGAAGCAATGCGTCGCGCGGTAAATTCTGCGTTAATATTACCAAATAAATATGCAGATATTTCACTTGAACACTTATTAATTGACGCGTTCAATATTCCTCAACTTGTAAATTTCCCCAAAGAGAAACAAACTGCAATTATCAAGGGGGACACATTGTCGTTTTCAGTCGCTGCAGCAAGTATTATTGCGAAAGTATATCGGGACAAGATTATGAATGATTTATCGACTTTCAAAAAATATGAAAAATATGCATGGCACAAAAACAAAGGTTATGGTACCAAAGAACATATCGATGCTATCCGAAAACATGGCTTAACCAAACACCACAGAAAACTATTTGTGAGAAATTATATATAA
- the nusG gene encoding transcription termination/antitermination factor NusG — protein MSDNKNPLSKESSDTITKVEEEVSVTQTADTSGKIGTDILDDNDNDSGAHDQSAVDERGTGKAKIKGHVIINKTDNENAKWFVVHTTSGHEARVAETLRQRVETMRLEDSVFEILVPTQDRVVIRGGKKATIKEKIFPGYMLVKIILDDATWLAIRTTPGITGFVGAGNQPTPLSENEVANIQKFVSTPAKRFKTKFVNGEAVKITDGPFSDFLGTIQSIDEEKGKVNVLVSIFGRETPVELDLLQVAKV, from the coding sequence ATGTCTGATAACAAAAACCCATTAAGCAAAGAATCTTCCGATACCATAACCAAGGTTGAGGAAGAAGTTTCCGTTACACAAACCGCTGACACTTCAGGCAAAATTGGCACGGATATATTGGATGATAATGACAATGACTCAGGCGCACATGACCAAAGTGCTGTCGACGAACGCGGTACCGGCAAAGCAAAAATTAAAGGCCATGTTATTATAAATAAAACAGACAACGAGAACGCCAAGTGGTTTGTCGTCCATACAACCAGCGGACATGAAGCCAGAGTTGCAGAAACACTAAGACAAAGAGTTGAAACAATGCGACTAGAAGATAGTGTTTTTGAAATACTAGTCCCCACTCAAGACAGAGTTGTAATTAGAGGTGGTAAAAAAGCAACAATTAAAGAAAAAATATTTCCCGGATATATGCTTGTTAAAATTATTCTTGATGACGCTACTTGGCTTGCGATAAGGACAACTCCAGGAATTACCGGCTTTGTTGGTGCAGGTAACCAACCGACACCACTTTCCGAAAATGAAGTGGCAAATATCCAAAAGTTCGTATCAACTCCGGCAAAAAGATTCAAAACTAAATTCGTTAACGGTGAGGCAGTAAAAATAACTGATGGTCCTTTTTCCGATTTCTTGGGAACAATTCAAAGTATTGATGAAGAAAAAGGTAAAGTTAACGTCCTCGTTTCTATCTTTGGTCGCGAAACTCCCGTTGAGCTCGATTTACTTCAGGTAGCCAAAGTTTAA
- a CDS encoding DNRLRE domain-containing protein, translated as MDNISNIPQDIQKESSSQNLETTTKPMATKVTLKNKFSKILIITPIIIVIILISYASFTYGRLTAPQIGKNARITEDEKSDAVEVVTQGLTPQPKPTRTEIPLTQAPEKPTVTKIVLGQADLDGYMASDGIGYSDKEIRIGRDSVSVTRGFVSFDLTVIPTGVTVKAASLRLYQIKTTENPYATIGDLRLDHLNYGDSLDAQDYSLPAFVSNFATISTSKNIGWKEADVTNAVRDDFANGRGQSQFRIHFGKETLGENKSGDFVYFISSEQKGSVNRPQLVIEYY; from the coding sequence ATGGACAATATATCCAATATACCGCAGGATATTCAAAAAGAAAGTTCTTCGCAGAATTTAGAAACCACAACAAAGCCCATGGCTACCAAAGTTACATTGAAAAACAAATTTTCCAAAATATTGATCATTACCCCGATTATCATCGTAATCATTCTCATCTCCTATGCGTCATTCACTTACGGAAGGTTAACTGCACCCCAAATAGGAAAAAACGCACGGATTACAGAAGATGAAAAATCTGACGCCGTGGAAGTGGTAACCCAAGGGTTAACGCCCCAACCAAAACCGACCAGGACGGAAATACCCTTAACCCAAGCTCCGGAAAAACCGACCGTTACCAAAATCGTATTAGGACAAGCAGATCTTGACGGCTACATGGCAAGCGACGGTATTGGTTATTCCGACAAAGAAATTCGTATAGGTCGAGATAGTGTGAGTGTTACCCGCGGTTTTGTCAGTTTTGATCTAACAGTTATTCCGACAGGCGTTACTGTTAAAGCGGCTTCTTTAAGGCTTTATCAAATTAAAACTACTGAAAATCCCTACGCAACAATTGGTGATTTAAGATTGGACCACCTTAACTACGGAGATAGTCTGGATGCCCAGGACTATTCCCTGCCGGCTTTTGTCAGCAATTTTGCTACTATTTCAACCAGTAAAAATATCGGCTGGAAAGAAGCAGATGTAACTAACGCCGTGCGAGATGATTTTGCAAATGGCAGGGGTCAAAGTCAATTCAGAATTCATTTTGGGAAAGAAACGTTAGGTGAAAACAAATCGGGAGATTTTGTATATTTCATATCCTCTGAACAAAAAGGTTCAGTCAACAGACCACAGTTGGTAATCGAATATTATTAA
- a CDS encoding bifunctional (p)ppGpp synthetase/guanosine-3',5'-bis(diphosphate) 3'-pyrophosphohydrolase, whose product MTAESTAPPSAKKKLSPTEIDVRRLLNEAARMGSSSNLENLGPFDYPEEALLPPTGITTEEIKQKAFVYIRMQVDNPDELIDKLNQAGDFAQDKLIKAGKEKRKSDDETQTHHWWMVYYLLRLGITDEDAICATVLHDIYEDTDTSLDEITEATNKNVSNIVDALTKIRKKEDVKGKPRQTQISYWNEEETQTVFKLLGSLNSEQQVAVIIKTVGDVVHNALTYEHLPRNKSIEKATLAVELYYKLAIRLGAFNAADLIGNASFRSLNPQEYARLTAMQHIVDNALIGSINDELDRLVSTARVDNMRIPYSAIAIETQTPLEVYLANHNPTEENMLPEVYIICDTTTSVLQWKHYLGEQESFKPHKGETPSLPFSHEGKTHRLRVHVFHQEDLVNPLDNFRGIHTNNPDLATGALKKLADIARYTDQLQKNGDPHIELLTEGLGRGTINIETPTGEILTVASGATALDAAYAIGRNLGNDATKVTIIQGNNKYEGLPLNTSLKPGDKVWFEVAEGSKGRNIVFPDRLDMVTTGKAINNITRRLEQLTDDAIYGPEIRTRAIIRGTRMIEKTYSGKVSDNPNLPKEPILIFQKMDAGFADIAHQVGIHVPINTESDHYMEEWHDLYGFNPQLAMADRFVDDVIDRTLECPHFRIVTEEKAGVMKIIGESADKCGISFVPIVSPDNSPQSNQFNGGKYILDIWVIEGNDVNALITTLLINNPKLQVTRVDNNTGESSPVNTRNAQQLRLRQKMPQKHKIN is encoded by the coding sequence ATGACGGCAGAATCAACGGCTCCCCCCAGCGCCAAAAAAAAACTATCACCAACCGAAATTGATGTGAGACGGCTGTTAAACGAAGCTGCGAGAATGGGCAGTTCATCTAATCTTGAAAACTTGGGTCCGTTTGATTATCCCGAAGAAGCGCTTTTGCCGCCAACTGGCATAACTACCGAAGAAATAAAACAAAAAGCTTTCGTTTATATTCGTATGCAGGTGGACAATCCTGACGAGCTAATTGATAAGTTAAATCAGGCGGGTGACTTCGCACAGGATAAATTAATAAAAGCAGGAAAAGAGAAACGAAAAAGTGATGACGAAACCCAAACTCACCACTGGTGGATGGTTTATTACTTACTTCGACTTGGCATCACTGACGAAGATGCAATTTGCGCAACCGTACTACACGATATTTACGAAGATACGGATACCTCTCTTGACGAAATTACGGAGGCAACAAATAAAAATGTTAGCAATATTGTTGACGCGCTAACGAAAATCAGGAAAAAAGAAGATGTAAAAGGTAAACCGCGACAAACTCAGATATCATATTGGAACGAAGAAGAAACACAAACCGTATTTAAACTTCTTGGCTCATTAAACTCCGAGCAACAAGTCGCAGTAATTATAAAAACAGTTGGAGATGTTGTTCACAACGCACTCACCTACGAACATTTACCAAGAAATAAGAGTATAGAAAAAGCGACTCTCGCAGTAGAATTGTATTACAAATTAGCCATAAGACTGGGCGCATTTAATGCTGCCGATTTGATAGGTAACGCGTCGTTTAGGTCGCTCAACCCGCAGGAATACGCGAGATTAACGGCTATGCAACACATAGTTGACAATGCTTTAATCGGATCAATAAATGATGAGCTTGACCGATTGGTTAGTACAGCGAGGGTTGACAATATGAGGATTCCGTATTCGGCAATTGCAATTGAAACACAAACTCCCCTAGAAGTTTACTTAGCCAATCACAACCCCACAGAAGAAAACATGCTTCCAGAAGTTTATATAATTTGTGATACTACAACATCTGTCCTCCAATGGAAACATTATTTAGGTGAGCAAGAAAGTTTCAAACCCCACAAAGGTGAAACTCCAAGTCTTCCTTTTTCTCACGAGGGAAAAACACATCGCTTACGTGTTCATGTCTTTCACCAGGAGGATCTAGTAAATCCTTTAGATAATTTCAGAGGTATACATACCAACAATCCAGATTTAGCCACAGGTGCACTGAAAAAGCTAGCAGATATCGCAAGATACACCGATCAATTACAAAAAAACGGAGATCCGCACATCGAGTTACTTACCGAAGGTTTGGGAAGAGGAACTATCAACATTGAAACACCTACGGGTGAAATATTGACAGTAGCATCCGGAGCTACTGCTTTGGATGCCGCATATGCAATAGGAAGAAACTTAGGAAATGATGCAACGAAGGTAACTATAATACAAGGCAACAATAAATACGAAGGTTTACCGTTAAACACCTCGCTTAAACCAGGAGACAAAGTATGGTTTGAAGTCGCAGAAGGTTCTAAGGGCCGTAATATCGTTTTTCCAGATAGACTTGACATGGTTACAACTGGTAAAGCAATAAACAATATAACTAGGCGTTTGGAACAACTAACAGATGATGCGATATATGGTCCTGAAATTCGCACTAGGGCAATTATTCGCGGAACGCGAATGATTGAAAAAACCTATTCAGGAAAAGTAAGCGATAATCCCAATCTACCAAAGGAACCAATATTAATATTCCAAAAAATGGATGCTGGGTTTGCTGATATTGCGCATCAAGTTGGGATTCATGTGCCAATTAATACCGAAAGTGATCATTACATGGAAGAATGGCATGATTTATATGGATTTAACCCCCAGCTGGCTATGGCAGACCGATTTGTAGACGATGTAATTGATCGGACACTTGAATGCCCGCACTTCCGCATAGTTACCGAAGAAAAAGCGGGAGTTATGAAAATAATTGGAGAAAGTGCAGATAAATGCGGAATTAGCTTTGTTCCGATTGTTTCACCTGACAACTCACCTCAATCCAACCAATTTAATGGAGGCAAATACATTCTCGATATATGGGTAATAGAGGGCAATGATGTCAATGCACTCATCACAACTTTACTTATTAATAACCCAAAATTGCAAGTAACTAGAGTTGACAATAACACCGGAGAATCTTCCCCCGTCAACACGAGAAATGCACAACAGCTAAGACTAAGACAAAAGATGCCACAAAAACATAAAATTAACTAA
- a CDS encoding C39 family peptidase, translating to MLKVKPFKQETGYCGPASLKIVLDYYGIEVTEKELVDSTDCSVQMGVEAGRLLEAALEYGLEGYIKDFADLTDIKNQVVDKLRPVIVDWFSEDDGHYSVVVDIDDENIYLLDPEMGHVRAMRHTKFYRVWFDFPGDYIKAKDDLTIRRMIVVYK from the coding sequence ATGTTGAAAGTAAAGCCATTTAAACAAGAAACAGGTTATTGTGGTCCGGCGTCTCTTAAGATTGTATTGGATTACTATGGTATTGAAGTAACAGAAAAAGAATTAGTTGATTCTACCGATTGTTCGGTGCAGATGGGTGTCGAAGCCGGAAGACTTCTTGAGGCAGCGTTGGAATACGGTTTGGAAGGGTATATTAAAGATTTTGCCGATTTAACCGATATTAAAAATCAAGTTGTTGACAAACTCAGACCGGTTATTGTAGATTGGTTTTCCGAGGATGATGGTCATTATAGTGTTGTGGTAGATATCGACGATGAAAATATTTATTTACTCGATCCGGAAATGGGACACGTCAGAGCAATGCGACATACGAAATTCTACCGCGTTTGGTTTGACTTTCCGGGTGATTACATTAAAGCAAAAGACGATCTTACAATCAGAAGGATGATAGTTGTATATAAATAA
- the rpsU gene encoding 30S ribosomal protein S21 produces MVKVVKQQGESDDKLINRFKKEVLNSGLLQEARDRSHYITKAEKRKEKKARIKHLIELEKKRKY; encoded by the coding sequence ATGGTGAAAGTCGTAAAACAACAAGGAGAATCAGACGACAAACTAATCAATCGTTTCAAAAAGGAAGTTTTGAACTCTGGTCTACTTCAGGAAGCGCGTGATAGATCGCATTACATAACAAAAGCGGAAAAAAGAAAAGAGAAAAAAGCCCGCATAAAACATTTGATCGAATTGGAAAAGAAAAGAAAGTATTAA
- the rplK gene encoding 50S ribosomal protein L11 — translation MAKKILTVVKINLQGGMATPAPPVGTALGQHGIAIMDFVKSYNDKTAEMKGQMVPAVITIFEDRSFTFELKKAPMSEFIKKELNLQSGSGEPNRKIVGELTNEQVEKIAKEKMDDLNTDNLESAKKIVAGTARSMGVKIKN, via the coding sequence ATGGCAAAGAAAATATTAACGGTCGTAAAAATCAATTTACAAGGTGGCATGGCAACACCTGCACCTCCTGTTGGAACCGCTTTGGGTCAACATGGTATTGCCATTATGGATTTTGTTAAATCTTACAACGACAAAACCGCGGAGATGAAAGGCCAGATGGTTCCAGCCGTAATTACCATCTTTGAAGATCGGTCGTTTACTTTCGAACTCAAAAAGGCTCCAATGTCGGAATTTATAAAAAAGGAACTTAATTTACAAAGTGGATCTGGAGAGCCAAATCGTAAAATTGTCGGTGAATTGACAAATGAGCAGGTTGAAAAAATCGCCAAAGAAAAAATGGATGATTTAAATACCGACAATCTTGAATCCGCAAAAAAAATCGTAGCAGGAACTGCACGATCAATGGGAGTAAAAATTAAAAATTAA
- the secE gene encoding preprotein translocase subunit SecE, whose translation MNNLAHYLKGVRFELSKVIWPSRSEVIRLTTVVVLISVIVGLYVGGLDYAFTKLIETLLSI comes from the coding sequence ATGAATAATTTGGCTCATTATTTGAAAGGTGTTAGATTTGAGCTTTCAAAAGTTATATGGCCAAGTAGAAGCGAGGTTATTAGACTTACCACAGTAGTTGTTTTGATATCGGTTATAGTAGGATTATATGTAGGAGGTCTTGATTACGCTTTTACAAAATTAATTGAAACGTTACTTTCGATTTAA
- a CDS encoding AAA family ATPase has protein sequence MHKVICVAGMPGSGKSTVSDYLVGKGFKFVRFGQVVLDEVKKRNLIPSEKVEREIREGLREKHGKGVLAKRIIPVIDNMLKENNVVADGLYSFTEYKIIKKYFKDTVIVVAVWAPPQVRYTRISERKAINDPQSRFRSFTKEEAAKRDIAEIENLEKGGPIAMADYTLINSKGKKYLFTQIDTLLTAIAQNKVLL, from the coding sequence ATGCATAAAGTTATTTGTGTTGCCGGCATGCCTGGAAGCGGCAAAAGTACCGTCTCCGATTATTTAGTGGGAAAGGGATTTAAATTTGTCCGTTTCGGTCAAGTAGTCCTTGATGAAGTCAAGAAACGCAATCTCATACCGTCGGAAAAGGTTGAAAGAGAAATCAGGGAAGGTTTACGGGAAAAACACGGGAAGGGTGTTTTGGCAAAGCGCATTATTCCCGTGATCGACAATATGTTAAAGGAAAACAATGTCGTAGCCGACGGACTTTATAGTTTCACTGAATATAAGATAATTAAGAAGTATTTTAAGGACACGGTCATCGTTGTAGCCGTATGGGCACCACCGCAAGTTAGATATACAAGAATAAGTGAGAGAAAAGCAATTAACGATCCTCAATCACGATTCAGAAGTTTTACAAAAGAAGAAGCAGCCAAGCGTGATATCGCTGAAATCGAAAATTTGGAGAAAGGTGGACCGATTGCGATGGCGGATTATACATTGATAAATTCGAAAGGAAAAAAATATTTATTTACTCAAATAGATACATTGCTTACTGCAATTGCCCAAAACAAAGTGCTATTATAA